The following coding sequences are from one Thermoplasmata archaeon window:
- a CDS encoding thiolase family protein: MGSEPEHRVAILSAVRTPIGRFGGTLRAVPAPALGALVARSALARADVAAGEVEEVLFGQAIQAGVGQNPARQVLRGAGVPDEVGAATINMVCGSGMKAIHLGYAAIRAGDFDRVLVGAMESMSMAPYLLPGALRWGSLPGPHTLDDGMQRDALIDAYDEHEIMGLTGERVARKFGLTRAEVDAFGLRSHLRASRATAEGTFRSELEAVPPSLTPGGTGLDHDEAPRADTTLEKLARLPPAFQPDGVLTAGNSSKLSDGAAALLLVSAREVRERGARPLAWIHSAAESGVHPRDVMESPIPTLRKHFSRTGLGPASFDRVEHNEAYASASLAVQRTFGFTEEQFNVHGGAVALGHPIGASGARIVVSLVHELVRSRTQLGLATLCMGGGNGLSLAVDRAGL; this comes from the coding sequence ATGGGGAGCGAGCCGGAGCATCGCGTCGCCATCCTGTCCGCCGTCCGAACCCCGATCGGTCGGTTCGGAGGGACGCTGCGCGCTGTGCCGGCCCCTGCCCTCGGCGCCCTCGTGGCGCGTTCGGCGCTGGCCCGGGCGGACGTCGCCGCCGGCGAGGTGGAGGAGGTGCTGTTCGGTCAGGCGATCCAGGCCGGCGTCGGCCAGAACCCGGCACGACAGGTCCTGCGCGGGGCGGGGGTCCCTGACGAGGTCGGCGCCGCGACGATCAACATGGTCTGCGGCTCGGGAATGAAGGCGATCCACCTCGGTTACGCGGCGATCCGCGCCGGCGACTTCGACCGGGTGCTCGTCGGGGCCATGGAGAGCATGTCGATGGCGCCGTACCTGTTGCCGGGCGCGCTGCGCTGGGGCAGCCTGCCCGGTCCCCACACGCTCGACGACGGCATGCAGCGGGACGCCCTGATCGACGCGTACGACGAGCACGAGATCATGGGCCTCACGGGTGAACGGGTGGCGAGGAAGTTCGGGCTCACCCGCGCGGAGGTCGACGCCTTCGGATTGCGCAGCCACCTTCGGGCCTCGCGGGCGACGGCCGAGGGGACGTTCCGCAGCGAGCTCGAGGCCGTGCCGCCCAGCCTCACGCCGGGCGGGACGGGACTCGACCACGACGAGGCCCCCCGCGCGGACACCACGCTCGAGAAGCTCGCCCGCTTGCCGCCGGCCTTCCAACCCGACGGGGTCCTGACCGCCGGCAACTCCTCCAAGCTCTCCGACGGTGCCGCCGCGCTCCTGCTCGTCAGCGCCCGCGAGGTCCGCGAACGCGGGGCGCGGCCGCTCGCGTGGATCCACTCGGCCGCGGAGAGCGGGGTCCACCCCCGCGACGTCATGGAGTCGCCGATCCCGACCCTCCGCAAGCACTTCAGCCGGACCGGCCTCGGTCCGGCGTCGTTCGACCGGGTGGAGCACAACGAGGCCTATGCATCGGCGTCGCTCGCCGTCCAGCGGACGTTCGGGTTCACCGAGGAGCAGTTCAACGTCCACGGCGGGGCGGTCGCGCTCGGTCACCCGATCGGCGCGAGCGGTGCTCGGATCGTCGTGAGCCTGGTCCACGAGCTCGTCCGGTCCCGCACCCAGCTCGGACTGGCCACGCTCTGCATGGGGGGCGGCAACGGCCTCAGCCTGGCCGTCGATCGAGCGGGACTCTAG
- a CDS encoding GNAT family protein: MVVLEGPAVRLRPLAAAEYPLLFSWYNDPEIVAPFDRFEVDTLDTFVAAVESAASDSASLAPRFVVERRERPGPIGFVGYYRAHPVLEYLDVWYVLGDRATRGKGYGREAVGLLVGHLFATTSVERVGATCDVENVPSFRLLEGLGLRREGLLRSALFHHGRWHDVLVYGVTRSEWKARPPPG; the protein is encoded by the coding sequence ATGGTGGTGCTCGAGGGTCCGGCCGTCCGGCTCCGGCCGCTCGCCGCCGCAGAGTACCCGCTGCTGTTCTCCTGGTACAACGACCCCGAGATCGTCGCGCCGTTCGACCGCTTCGAGGTCGATACGCTCGATACCTTCGTCGCCGCGGTCGAGTCCGCCGCGTCGGACTCGGCGTCCCTCGCGCCCCGATTCGTTGTCGAACGCCGCGAGCGACCCGGCCCGATCGGGTTTGTGGGATACTACCGGGCGCATCCGGTGCTCGAGTACCTCGACGTATGGTACGTGCTCGGCGACCGCGCGACCCGCGGGAAGGGCTACGGTCGCGAGGCGGTCGGTCTGCTGGTCGGCCACCTGTTCGCGACCACCTCCGTCGAGCGGGTGGGTGCGACCTGCGACGTGGAGAACGTCCCGTCGTTCCGACTGCTCGAGGGCCTCGGCCTCCGGCGCGAGGGCCTGCTGCGCTCCGCGCTCTTCCACCACGGTCGGTGGCACGACGTGCTCGTCTACGGCGTCACTCGCTCGGAGTGGAAGGCGCGCCCCCCTCCAGGCTGA
- a CDS encoding alanyl-tRNA editing protein, translating into MTELAYLPDMPAAYVRDFRARITALPPGGVVLERTYFYPTGGGQPADHGELRAPGGRPLAVVDVTKSGPAVVHRLSGPLEAMRALSVGGEVEARIDWERRYRHMRLHTGQHLLSACIYRRCGVRTLRAALAGAGATLDLERPLPPEAREALEGDVREAIEASRPVSIRSLPRGEWDAQPDAGRSGLVPLAPQVDPVRVVVIDGTDQCPCGGTHVRSTGEIGGLRLRPFAPRPDGAVRVAFSLEGGAPSTPSE; encoded by the coding sequence ATGACCGAGCTCGCGTATCTCCCCGACATGCCGGCCGCCTACGTGCGCGACTTCCGCGCGCGGATCACCGCGCTCCCGCCCGGGGGGGTGGTGCTCGAGCGCACCTACTTCTATCCGACGGGGGGCGGCCAGCCGGCCGACCACGGCGAGCTGCGGGCGCCGGGCGGTCGGCCGCTCGCAGTGGTCGACGTCACGAAGTCCGGGCCGGCGGTGGTCCATCGACTGTCGGGGCCGCTCGAGGCGATGCGGGCGCTGAGCGTCGGCGGCGAGGTCGAGGCGCGGATCGACTGGGAGCGCCGGTACCGGCACATGCGACTGCACACCGGACAACACCTGCTCAGCGCCTGCATCTACCGGCGGTGCGGCGTGCGCACGCTCCGGGCGGCCCTCGCCGGCGCCGGCGCGACGCTCGACCTGGAACGCCCGCTCCCGCCGGAGGCGCGCGAAGCGCTCGAGGGGGACGTGCGAGAGGCCATCGAAGCGTCACGACCCGTCTCGATCCGCAGCCTTCCCCGCGGGGAGTGGGACGCCCAGCCCGACGCCGGCCGCTCCGGACTCGTGCCGCTCGCGCCCCAGGTCGATCCGGTCCGGGTGGTCGTCATCGACGGGACGGATCAATGCCCGTGCGGAGGCACGCACGTCCGCTCGACCGGAGAGATCGGGGGCCTCCGGCTGCGTCCGTTCGCGCCGAGGCCCGATGGCGCCGTGCGCGTCGCCTTCAGCCTGGAGGGGGGCGCGCCTTCCACTCCGAGCGAGTGA
- a CDS encoding DNA polymerase sliding clamp, which yields MFKLRMKMENLREVVEVVSTLVSEVKLGISKDGLEAKAVDPSHVAMLVLKLQKTVFEEFTGEPTEIGVDIEKLKEVLRLSKPGDIIDFQFDGKNRLVASIGRVTRQMAVVDPAGITDPKVPNVNPPASVTVKTEDLRQGIRGSESFTDHVTLTVDPEAFTMHSEGETDRLDLRIPKENLTRLDAKEPVKSMYPLDFFSAMVKSIAADETTLHVGNEYPLKVEFGMSGGRGDGRYLLAPRVEED from the coding sequence ATGTTCAAGCTCCGCATGAAGATGGAGAACCTCCGCGAGGTGGTCGAGGTCGTCTCGACCCTCGTGAGCGAGGTGAAGCTGGGGATCTCCAAGGACGGTCTCGAGGCCAAGGCGGTCGACCCGTCCCACGTCGCCATGCTGGTCCTCAAGCTGCAGAAGACGGTGTTCGAGGAATTCACGGGCGAACCCACGGAGATCGGCGTCGACATCGAGAAGCTCAAGGAGGTGCTCCGGCTCTCCAAGCCGGGCGACATCATCGACTTCCAGTTCGACGGCAAGAACCGGCTCGTCGCGTCGATCGGCCGAGTGACGCGGCAGATGGCGGTCGTCGATCCCGCGGGCATCACGGATCCGAAGGTGCCGAACGTGAACCCTCCGGCAAGTGTCACGGTCAAGACCGAGGACCTCCGCCAGGGCATCCGGGGCAGCGAGAGCTTCACCGATCATGTCACGCTGACCGTCGATCCCGAGGCGTTCACGATGCACTCCGAGGGCGAGACGGACCGTCTCGACCTGAGGATCCCGAAGGAGAACCTCACCCGGCTCGACGCGAAGGAGCCGGTGAAGAGCATGTACCCGCTCGATTTCTTCTCCGCCATGGTGAAGTCCATCGCCGCGGACGAGACGACCCTCCACGTCGGCAACGAGTACCCGCTCAAGGTGGAGTTCGGCATGAGCGGGGGCCGGGGCGACGGCCGCTACCTGCTCGCGCCGCGCGTGGAAGAGGACTGA
- a CDS encoding NAD-dependent epimerase/dehydratase family protein has translation MSNARDEGPVVVTGGAGAVGSVLVRRLLAEGREVRVIDNLSSGKRSHLPPVDGARLSLTVADIKAPEHYAERLDGATAVWHLAANTDIRRGSENPRLDLEEGTVATAILLDEARRHDVPAIRFSSSSVVYGWPTVFPTPEDYGPLEPQSLYAAAKLAAEGLLSAHAHSYGITAHIFRFTNVIGPGMTHGVLHDFFEKLERDPKRLEVLGDGRQSKSYLRTEDCVDGMLLGARRAHDRVNVFNLGTPDRISVREIAEKVVAAHGGRARIEYTGGERGWAGDVPQQLLAIDRIRQLGWTPRHSSAEAIDRTIREMVEARLARSGRA, from the coding sequence ATGTCGAACGCGCGCGACGAGGGTCCGGTGGTCGTCACGGGCGGCGCTGGCGCCGTCGGGAGCGTTCTCGTGCGCCGGTTGCTCGCCGAGGGCCGCGAGGTTCGTGTCATTGACAATCTTTCGAGCGGCAAGCGGAGCCATCTGCCCCCCGTCGACGGCGCCCGCCTGTCGCTGACGGTCGCCGACATCAAGGCGCCCGAGCACTACGCCGAGCGGCTGGACGGGGCGACCGCGGTCTGGCACCTCGCGGCGAACACCGACATCCGCCGCGGCTCCGAGAATCCGCGGCTCGACCTCGAGGAGGGCACCGTCGCGACCGCCATCCTCCTCGACGAGGCGCGGCGCCACGACGTCCCCGCGATCCGCTTCTCCTCCTCGAGCGTCGTCTACGGCTGGCCCACCGTCTTCCCGACCCCCGAGGACTACGGCCCGCTGGAGCCGCAGTCGCTCTATGCCGCCGCCAAGCTCGCCGCGGAGGGCCTGTTGAGCGCGCACGCCCACAGCTACGGGATCACGGCCCACATCTTCCGGTTCACGAACGTGATCGGGCCCGGGATGACCCACGGCGTCCTCCACGACTTCTTCGAGAAGCTCGAGCGGGACCCGAAGCGGCTCGAGGTCCTGGGTGACGGCCGCCAGTCGAAGAGCTACCTGCGCACCGAGGACTGCGTGGACGGGATGCTGCTCGGCGCTCGCCGCGCGCACGACCGGGTGAACGTGTTCAACCTCGGCACGCCCGACCGCATCTCGGTCCGCGAGATCGCCGAGAAGGTCGTCGCGGCCCACGGGGGCCGCGCGCGCATCGAGTACACCGGCGGCGAGCGTGGCTGGGCCGGCGACGTTCCGCAACAGCTGCTCGCGATCGACCGGATCCGGCAGCTCGGCTGGACACCGCGCCACTCGAGCGCGGAGGCGATCGACCGGACGATCCGCGAGATGGTGGAGGCTCGGCTGGCGCGCTCGGGCCGCGCCTAG